In one window of Nitrososphaerota archaeon DNA:
- a CDS encoding citrate synthase (catalyzes the formation of citrate from acetyl-CoA and oxaloacetate) has protein sequence TLSDVYSAVTGAVGALKGPLHGGANEKVIEMTMEIGNPENAESYVDALLAKRQKITGFGHRVYKTMDPRARILKDMAQKFIRSEKEKKVFQILEKTEEMMLTWKNLYPNVDLYSGLVLNRVGIPSYLFTPVFAVGRSPGWLAHILEQYSDNRIIRPRADYIGPPRTQYVPIEKRSSTPVSKR, from the coding sequence GACTCTATCGGACGTGTATTCTGCAGTGACCGGCGCCGTGGGAGCCCTGAAGGGTCCCCTCCATGGGGGAGCGAACGAGAAGGTAATCGAGATGACCATGGAGATTGGGAATCCCGAAAACGCCGAGTCCTACGTCGACGCCCTCCTCGCCAAGAGACAGAAGATTACTGGCTTCGGTCACAGGGTCTACAAGACCATGGACCCCAGGGCCCGGATTCTGAAGGACATGGCCCAAAAGTTCATTCGCAGCGAGAAGGAGAAGAAGGTGTTCCAGATCCTCGAAAAGACCGAGGAGATGATGCTGACCTGGAAGAACCTCTACCCTAACGTCGACCTCTACTCCGGGCTGGTGCTCAACCGCGTGGGGATCCCGAGCTACCTCTTCACCCCCGTATTCGCAGTCGGGAGGTCCCCCGGCTGGCTCGCCCACATCCTGGAGCAGTACTCTGACAACCGAATAATCAGGCCGAGGGCAGACTACATCGGCCCCCCGAGGACACAGTACGTCCCAATCGAGAAGCGCTCCTCCACGCCCGTGAGCAAGCGATGA